The Quercus robur chromosome 3, dhQueRobu3.1, whole genome shotgun sequence DNA segment GTCGAGattagagaaagaaatataGTACTGATCAAGAAGGCATAACATCAACATCAAGGGATGACAAGAATAGAATATGATCAAGCAAGTTAATTGAAAAAGATTGGTCATAAATACATCAAGACTCACCTCACTTCTTAATGCATCTGTGGCTGTCCGACGTTCCGCAGGATCAATTGCAAGAAGAGTATCAATAAGGGGCAATGATGATGGTGGGAAATCTTTAAACGTCTCTTTTATGCATCTTTTGTAAGGTTCTCGGGGCTTGAATAAGGTTGCATTTGGCAACTTTGCTTTTTTAAAGTATTCATCTGATGGTGAGCCACATAGTTTGTATATCTTATGTAGTTGCTCTACCTAAGTGAGCAGTAAAGATATCAGACCTGTACTAATACAAATGCTAACATATTTATGTCCAAAATGCAGTAAATGACAGGGAGTGCAAACTCTATACATGATATGCTAAGTAAACAATATTCTCACTTCTGCTTACAAATCAGTaacaagaagaggaagaaaagagaatATATTTAAGCTTTAAAGACAATACAATGTTCCATACACTGAAAAACAAAGGCTCCATGTCTAAAGTACAAGAAACCAAAACAGTAAGATGCAAAAAAATCTAACCTATCCAAGATTTTATAATaatccaaaatagaaatgatCCTACCACAAAATTGAAGGCCTTTTAATTCAAATTAACAAGCAATGTCGCCAACTAGATTACCACAATCATATCCAATTCCCCATATTTAAGTTTCTGAGTAAGATGAGAACAGGCCAGTAAAAGCTCAGCTATAATAGcaacaaaaacaatatattaatacaataaaatataaaaaaatacatgcTCAAGCAATAAACAACACTGCAACAAACTCTGACAGCATTTTGCAGGGCTTCCATTACAACCgcatgtaaaaaataaaagatgactAGAGAGCTATTAATATTGAAGTAGAGAGTTGACCTATGATGCTTTGTAtgaaacaaagagaaagaagagagtgaTGAGTTACCTCTGTACGACCAGGCATAATTGGCTTCCCAGCCAATAACTCAGCTAAAATGCAACCTGCACTCCAAAGGTCAATGCCCACACCATAATCAGTAGCTCCAAGAAGAAGTTCAGGAGGTCGATACCAAAGAGTGACCACCCGACTAGTCATAGGCCGTTTGTGGTTTGGATCACAGATAATAGCCAACCCGAAGTCCGCAATCTTGAGTATTCCATCATTGTCAATAAGAAGATTCGATCCTTTAATGTCACGGTGAAGCACCCCACGGTTGTGACAGTGCTCAAGTCCAGATAGTAATTGATGCATGTAACATTTGACCTGCAGTAACAGGAACAGAATATCAAGCATACCAAAACATGTTTGTTAACTTTAACTTTCAAGGCAAACATGGGCAAACCTGAGCCTCAGTAAATTTGATTGCTGGGCTAGCAGCGAGTCCAGCTAAATCATGTTCCATGTACTGAAACACCAGATACAAACTACAAGACATCCTTGACGTAGCCAAACCCTCCAACTTTACAACATTGGGATGATCCAGTCGCCGCAAAATGAGAATTTCTCTAGCCATAAATTTCACACTCTCAGGTTCCAAATTATCAAATCGAACCTTTTTCAGTGCAACAGTTTTACCCGTCAATATATCTTTAGCTTTGTACACGTTGCTATATGTTCCTTGCCCAATCTAACATCACAAAAAAAGTTTGCGGgaaataaaagaatcaaaagcgcaaattaaatcaaagaaaaacaaaattaacacTATACATCACAAATTTCCCATCTCAAATGATGTAGCCATCgtgtttttcctttatttcaacATATATTGACCAACATTGGGCATTGATTTCAAGCATGTCATTGCCACATCATTTGTGATATGCAATCGAAGAAAGAAAATTCTTGAAGAATGCATCTCAAATGACAGGACACATGCATTTACCCATTTTGAAACacaataaacataatttttgcaATTAATTGGACAACGGCAATGGCTACGTCATTCAAGAGGGcattaaaaaaatctcaaattaaaccattttccaaaaaacaaatGGTATCAAACCTTATCAATCTTCTCGAAAGTGTCCGCCCTTCGTGGAACCAACCCCTGGAGTGCCTCCCCACAAGCATCTGTGAGCCACGATGGCCAGCCCGCCACAAACTGCTCTCCTCGTGATTGCTTTGATAGACTACTCAACCTTGGATTCCCCCTAGACCTTCTCTTCTCCCCTGGAGGCCGCTGACCCCCATTACCACCATCCTTCTCCTCCTTTTTTATCCCACCATTATGGACCTCAACATCATTCCTCTCTACTTTCCTTGCTGGAACATCATCTACCTTCCTATTTGACTGAGAACTCAAATTCTTATCCTCATTTGCCTCAGATACTATACCCGACACTTCTCGACTGATTACACACCCCATTTCTTCAATCTAAATCTCATTGCTCAACATAGTCTACACAcccacataaacatacacatctAAGACCTTCAGTAACATagaattatctcaaaaaaatcaaccaactGGCAAGCATAAAATAACTTCAAGAATCAACAACTTAAATCCAATTCTATCTCTAGCTACATGATCCAAACATAGTAAATAGGAACTTTGATTGATCCgagtataaaattttttttcccacataaACAAGCATATCTATGCATATAAACATAGACCCACATGATCAAAAGTACATAAAATCATTCAGACAGTCACAGTAAATTAAATTATCAACGATTTGGGGCTTCCAAGATTCACTTGGAGCCAAAAGTTGATCTGGGTATTCAACTAAAGTAAGAAAAGGAGAGAGCTTTAAAAGTAAGAGATGAAAAGGAAATGAGTTACTGGGTATCAAAGATTTACTatgtcagagagagagagagagacttacaGTGATTGAATCTGAGTGATGCAAAGAAAGTGACTGGTGgcatcagagagagagagagagagagagagagtgattgtAATAGAAAagctgtgtttttgttttggtgtgtTGTGTTTAGTTATGCCGTCTTTAACTCTTGCGCTCAgacaagaagaagaataaaaagagaAGCAGCAGAGATCTTCCTATTTTCCTAACACGAAAGTCAAACCCCCTTCTGGCCCCTTtctacactctctctctctaacatgGACTGGAAActggacttttttttt contains these protein-coding regions:
- the LOC126717265 gene encoding probable serine/threonine-protein kinase At1g54610, whose amino-acid sequence is MGCVISREVSGIVSEANEDKNLSSQSNRKVDDVPARKVERNDVEVHNGGIKKEEKDGGNGGQRPPGEKRRSRGNPRLSSLSKQSRGEQFVAGWPSWLTDACGEALQGLVPRRADTFEKIDKIGQGTYSNVYKAKDILTGKTVALKKVRFDNLEPESVKFMAREILILRRLDHPNVVKLEGLATSRMSCSLYLVFQYMEHDLAGLAASPAIKFTEAQVKCYMHQLLSGLEHCHNRGVLHRDIKGSNLLIDNDGILKIADFGLAIICDPNHKRPMTSRVVTLWYRPPELLLGATDYGVGIDLWSAGCILAELLAGKPIMPGRTEVEQLHKIYKLCGSPSDEYFKKAKLPNATLFKPREPYKRCIKETFKDFPPSSLPLIDTLLAIDPAERRTATDALRSEFFTTEPYACEPSSLPKYPPSKEMDAKRRDDEARRLRAASKSHAEGPKKTRTRDRAARAFPAPEANAELPSNLERRRFMTHANAKSKSEKFPPPHQDGQLGFPLGASHHIDPANVPQDVPFSSSSLIYSKDSLQTWSGPLGDPAGLGAPRRKKHAAGDEREASKSQRVTHRDKIIDVRDKGKKIMA